The Haloarchaeobius amylolyticus genome window below encodes:
- a CDS encoding DUF5789 family protein yields the protein MFQNGTDDRIDAQTYPMTAGELRERLGTEELELCEGTETVEEILDRLQCDETFETPEDVRFTLYGGVSERAIGRKGYSDRDPTPTGSPHAPDTLSF from the coding sequence ATGTTCCAGAACGGGACCGACGACCGCATCGACGCCCAGACCTACCCGATGACAGCCGGCGAACTCCGCGAGCGACTCGGCACGGAGGAGCTGGAGCTGTGTGAGGGGACCGAGACCGTCGAGGAGATCCTGGACCGCCTGCAGTGCGACGAGACGTTCGAGACGCCGGAGGACGTTCGCTTCACGCTGTACGGCGGCGTCTCCGAGCGTGCCATCGGCCGCAAGGGCTACTCCGACCGCGACCCGACGCCGACCGGCAGCCCGCACGCGCCGGACACGCTCTCCTTCTGA